From Rhodopseudomonas palustris, a single genomic window includes:
- a CDS encoding electron transfer flavoprotein subunit alpha/FixB family protein, with protein MTTLLIAEHDNAQLKDATNKAMTAAAALGGEVHVLVAGQGCKAAADAAAKLQGAAKVLLAEAPAYEHDLAEPLAALIVSLAGSYDAIVAPATSRFKNVMPRVAALLDVMQVSEIIKVVAPDTFERPIYAGNAIQTVKSKDAKKVITVRTSTFQAAPGEGGSAAIETVAAAADPGLSSFVGEEVAKSDRPELASAKIIVSGGRAMQSRENFTKYIEPLADKLGAGVGASRAAVDAGYAPNDWQVGQTGKVVAPELYVAIGISGAIQHLAGMKDSKVIVAINKDEDAPIFQVADYGLVADLYQAVPELTEELGKLGK; from the coding sequence ATGACCACGCTGCTGATTGCCGAACACGACAACGCTCAGCTCAAGGACGCCACCAACAAGGCGATGACCGCCGCCGCCGCGCTCGGCGGCGAGGTGCACGTGCTCGTCGCCGGCCAGGGCTGCAAGGCCGCGGCCGATGCCGCCGCCAAGCTGCAGGGCGCCGCCAAGGTGCTGCTCGCCGAAGCGCCGGCCTATGAGCACGATCTCGCCGAGCCGCTGGCCGCGCTGATCGTCTCGCTCGCCGGCAGCTACGACGCGATCGTCGCTCCGGCCACCTCGCGGTTCAAGAACGTGATGCCGCGCGTCGCCGCGCTGCTCGACGTGATGCAGGTGTCGGAGATCATCAAGGTGGTGGCGCCCGACACCTTCGAGCGTCCGATCTATGCCGGCAACGCGATCCAGACCGTGAAGTCCAAGGACGCCAAGAAGGTCATCACCGTCCGGACCTCGACCTTCCAGGCGGCCCCGGGCGAGGGCGGCAGCGCTGCGATCGAGACCGTCGCTGCGGCGGCCGATCCCGGCCTGTCGAGCTTCGTCGGCGAGGAAGTCGCCAAGAGCGACCGTCCCGAACTGGCCTCCGCCAAGATCATCGTGTCGGGCGGCCGTGCGATGCAGAGCCGCGAGAACTTCACCAAGTACATCGAGCCGCTTGCCGACAAGCTCGGCGCCGGTGTCGGCGCCTCGCGCGCCGCGGTCGATGCCGGCTACGCCCCGAACGACTGGCAGGTCGGCCAGACCGGCAAGGTTGTGGCCCCGGAGCTGTACGTCGCGATCGGCATTTCCGGCGCGATCCAGCATCTCGCCGGCATGAAGGACTCCAAGGTGATCGTCGCGATCAACAAGGACGAAGACGCGCCGATCTTCCAGGTTGCGGATTACGGTCTGGTCGCCGACCTCTACCAGGCGGTGCCGGAGTTGACCGAAGAGCTGGGCAAGCTCGGCAAGTAA
- a CDS encoding electron transfer flavoprotein subunit beta/FixA family protein, with the protein MKVLVPVKRVVDYNVKIRVKSDGSGVELANVKMSMNPFDEIAVEEALRLKEAGKATEVVVVSIGPAQASETLRTGLAMGADRGILVKADGVVEPLAVAKILKGVADEEKPGLIILGKQAIDDDSNQTGQMLAALLGWAQATFASKLEVDGSDFTVAREVDGGSQTVKLKGPAIVTTDLRLNEPRYASLPNIMKAKKKPIAEKTAADYGVDVSPRLEVLKTVEPGGRKAGVKVKDVAELVSKLKNEAGVI; encoded by the coding sequence ATGAAGGTTCTGGTGCCGGTCAAGCGCGTGGTCGACTACAACGTCAAGATCCGCGTCAAGAGCGACGGGTCGGGCGTTGAACTCGCCAACGTCAAGATGTCGATGAATCCGTTCGACGAGATCGCCGTCGAAGAAGCGCTGCGCCTCAAAGAGGCCGGCAAGGCGACCGAAGTCGTCGTCGTCTCGATCGGACCGGCGCAGGCGTCGGAAACCCTGCGCACCGGCCTCGCCATGGGCGCCGACCGCGGCATCCTGGTCAAGGCCGACGGCGTGGTCGAGCCGCTGGCGGTCGCCAAGATTCTCAAGGGCGTGGCCGACGAAGAAAAGCCCGGACTGATCATTCTCGGCAAGCAGGCGATCGACGACGATTCCAACCAGACCGGCCAGATGCTGGCAGCGCTGCTCGGCTGGGCGCAGGCGACCTTTGCCTCGAAGCTCGAAGTCGACGGCTCCGACTTTACCGTGGCGCGTGAAGTCGACGGCGGTTCGCAGACCGTCAAGCTGAAGGGCCCGGCGATCGTCACCACCGATCTGCGGCTGAACGAGCCGCGCTACGCCAGCCTGCCGAACATCATGAAGGCCAAGAAGAAGCCGATCGCGGAGAAGACCGCGGCCGACTACGGCGTCGACGTTTCGCCGCGCCTGGAAGTTCTGAAGACCGTCGAGCCGGGCGGCCGCAAGGCCGGCGTCAAGGTCAAGGACGTCGCCGAACTGGTCTCGAAGCTCAAGAACGAAGCGGGTGTAATCTGA
- a CDS encoding cob(I)yrinic acid a,c-diamide adenosyltransferase — MVVLNRIYTRSGDDGTTALGTGERRPKSDLRIAAYGSIDETNAALGVVRLHLSELPDLDAMIGRIQNDLFDLGADLAVPERDGKAERLRVLSSQVERLEREIDQLNDRLAPLTSFVLPGGKPAAAYLHVARTICRRAERAMVELAARPHEKVTPAAVQYVNRLSDFLFVAARTVNDGGQGDVLWVPGQNR, encoded by the coding sequence ATGGTCGTTCTCAATCGAATCTACACCCGCAGCGGTGACGACGGCACCACCGCCCTCGGCACCGGCGAGCGGCGGCCGAAATCAGATCTGCGGATCGCGGCTTACGGCAGTATCGACGAAACCAACGCTGCGCTCGGCGTGGTGCGGCTGCATCTGTCCGAGCTGCCGGATCTCGACGCCATGATTGGCCGGATTCAGAATGATCTGTTCGACCTCGGCGCCGATCTCGCGGTGCCGGAGCGCGACGGTAAGGCCGAGCGGCTGCGGGTGCTGTCGAGCCAGGTCGAGCGCCTCGAGCGCGAGATCGATCAGCTCAACGACCGCCTCGCGCCGCTGACCTCGTTCGTGCTGCCTGGCGGCAAGCCAGCAGCCGCTTACCTGCATGTGGCGCGGACAATATGCCGCCGTGCGGAACGCGCGATGGTGGAACTCGCCGCCCGCCCGCACGAGAAGGTCACTCCGGCGGCCGTCCAGTACGTCAACCGTCTGTCCGACTTCCTGTTTGTCGCCGCCCGCACGGTAAACGACGGCGGGCAAGGCGACGTGCTTTGGGTGCCCGGCCAGAACCGCTAG
- a CDS encoding twin transmembrane helix small protein, translated as MATFLSSIALPVALCAVAVVLMLGLINMMRGGSPNRSQTLMRWRVLLQFVAIVITMLAIWALGR; from the coding sequence ATGGCAACCTTCCTCAGTTCAATCGCCCTGCCGGTCGCGCTCTGCGCCGTCGCTGTTGTGCTGATGCTCGGGCTGATCAACATGATGCGGGGCGGCTCGCCGAACCGGTCGCAGACCCTGATGCGCTGGCGGGTGTTGCTGCAATTCGTCGCCATCGTCATCACCATGCTTGCGATCTGGGCGCTGGGTCGTTAG
- a CDS encoding YihY/virulence factor BrkB family protein, with protein MRQIRTAYAVAVDAFYTFLADDGWAIASHIALSTLMALFPFLIVLTSLAGFIGSRELADQAAELLLDVWPAQVASTLSGEIHDVLTTTRGGVLTIGLLLALYFASNGVESLRVGLNRAYAVVEPRPWYLLRLESIGYTLVAAFTALAMGFLIVLGPLILATARHYVPVLVQNNEPLLTIARYGIAITALTVALFLLHAYLPAGRRSFKQILPGIVFTIAASLISGVAFGMYLARFANNYVTMYAGLGSVIIALVFLYFIAAIFVYGGELNAAIIKSRLPEGTTLQEAQLRAPGAKPA; from the coding sequence GTGAGGCAGATCCGCACCGCCTATGCGGTCGCAGTCGACGCGTTCTATACGTTCCTGGCGGACGATGGATGGGCGATCGCCAGCCATATCGCGCTGTCGACGCTGATGGCGCTGTTTCCGTTCCTGATCGTGCTGACGTCGCTGGCCGGTTTCATCGGCTCGCGCGAGCTGGCCGACCAGGCCGCCGAGCTGCTGCTCGACGTCTGGCCGGCCCAGGTCGCCAGCACGTTGTCGGGTGAAATCCACGACGTGCTGACCACCACCCGGGGCGGCGTGCTGACGATCGGCCTGCTGCTGGCCCTGTATTTCGCCTCCAACGGCGTCGAGAGTCTGCGGGTCGGCCTCAACCGCGCTTACGCGGTGGTCGAGCCGCGGCCGTGGTACCTGCTGCGGCTGGAGTCGATCGGCTACACCCTGGTGGCGGCGTTTACCGCGCTGGCGATGGGGTTCCTGATCGTGCTCGGACCGCTGATCCTGGCCACGGCCCGACACTACGTGCCGGTGCTGGTCCAGAACAACGAGCCGCTGCTGACGATCGCCCGCTACGGCATCGCCATCACGGCGTTGACCGTGGCGCTGTTCCTGCTGCACGCCTACCTGCCGGCGGGGCGGCGTTCGTTCAAGCAGATCCTGCCCGGCATCGTCTTCACCATCGCGGCCTCGCTGATTTCGGGCGTCGCGTTCGGCATGTATCTGGCGCGCTTCGCAAACAACTACGTGACGATGTATGCGGGGCTGGGCTCGGTGATCATCGCCCTGGTGTTTCTGTACTTCATCGCCGCGATCTTCGTTTACGGCGGCGAACTCAACGCCGCGATCATCAAGTCGCGGCTGCCCGAGGGGACGACGCTGCAAGAAGCGCAGTTGCGAGCGCCCGGGGCGAAACCGGCTTGA
- a CDS encoding ATP-binding protein, translating to MAVKSRALRSGRTQVKRTPPKRVRRKKPATPGMIETVLATFAHEVRTPLTGILAVSELLATSDLGERERRWVDTIKAGAEHLSGLATLFVDAARLGTTGLGLRSEFFDLRALARHAGDSLSGRAAAKGLHATVTISPRLPGFAIGDAVRLRAALENLIDNAVKFTERGDVSLKVAAAAAGRGKAQVSFAVSDSGIGLSLAEIKRLFRPFSQANVNIASRFGGAGLGLSSVRQIARALGGDVTVAQRPRGGTVFTLTVTLDRAKPPQMATSDGAVRATGGGRLRILSVEDNPFGRVVLNAILTELGHQCDFVGSGEAVAERLAKAEFDAVLMDMVLPGISGVEAIRRIRALPRPLGKIPVIGVSGRDQDEPAARKAGADAFLLKPVSPRALATALLAASSPRAAAT from the coding sequence ATGGCGGTGAAATCGCGCGCGTTGCGCAGCGGGCGGACGCAGGTCAAGCGGACGCCGCCGAAGCGTGTCCGCCGCAAGAAGCCGGCCACGCCGGGCATGATCGAGACCGTGCTGGCGACCTTCGCGCACGAGGTTCGCACCCCGCTCACCGGTATCCTGGCTGTCAGCGAATTGCTGGCGACCTCCGACCTCGGCGAGCGCGAGCGGCGCTGGGTCGACACCATCAAGGCCGGCGCCGAGCACCTGTCCGGCCTCGCCACGCTGTTCGTCGACGCCGCGCGGCTCGGCACCACCGGGCTCGGGCTGCGCTCGGAATTCTTCGATCTGCGGGCGCTGGCCCGCCATGCCGGGGACTCGCTGTCCGGCCGGGCCGCTGCCAAGGGGCTGCATGCCACGGTGACGATCTCGCCGCGGCTGCCGGGGTTTGCGATCGGCGATGCGGTGCGGCTGCGCGCCGCGCTGGAGAACCTGATCGACAACGCGGTGAAATTCACCGAACGCGGCGACGTTTCGCTGAAGGTCGCCGCCGCGGCCGCAGGCCGCGGCAAGGCGCAGGTGTCGTTCGCGGTGTCCGACAGCGGCATCGGTCTGTCGCTCGCCGAGATCAAGCGGCTGTTCCGGCCTTTCTCCCAGGCCAATGTCAACATCGCGTCGCGGTTCGGCGGCGCCGGGCTCGGATTGTCGTCGGTGCGTCAGATCGCCCGGGCGCTGGGCGGGGACGTCACGGTGGCGCAGCGGCCGCGCGGCGGCACAGTGTTCACCCTGACGGTGACGCTGGACCGGGCCAAGCCGCCGCAGATGGCGACGTCGGACGGCGCGGTGCGCGCCACCGGCGGCGGGCGGCTGCGGATCCTCAGCGTCGAGGACAATCCGTTCGGGCGGGTGGTGCTCAACGCCATCCTCACCGAACTCGGCCATCAGTGCGATTTCGTCGGCAGCGGCGAGGCGGTTGCGGAGCGGCTGGCCAAGGCCGAGTTCGACGCGGTGCTGATGGACATGGTGCTGCCCGGGATAAGCGGGGTCGAGGCGATCCGGCGGATTCGGGCGCTGCCGCGACCGCTCGGCAAGATCCCGGTCATCGGCGTGTCGGGACGCGATCAGGATGAGCCGGCGGCGCGCAAAGCGGGAGCCGACGCCTTCCTACTCAAGCCGGTTTCGCCCCGGGCGCTCGCAACTGCGCTTCTTGCAGCGTCGTCCCCTCGGGCAGCCGCGACTTGA
- the gluQRS gene encoding tRNA glutamyl-Q(34) synthetase GluQRS, which produces MPPPVFRFAPSPNGYLHLGHAFSALLNADLARASGGKLLLRIEDIDRTRCRPAFEQAIYEDLSWLGLAWDGEVRRQSDHLALYHGAVERLSALGLIYPAFESRAEIARLVAVKETAAPWPRDPDGAPLYPGLGKQLSATKRADLIAAGVPYALRLDMTAAIALAGELSWQELGSGPDGETGSIAARPEAWGDVIIARKETPTSYHLSVVIDDALQGITEVVRGADLFWSTSVHRLLQHLLGLPAPVYRHHALLRDAEGRKLSKSTGSTGLRELRAAEVSPADIRTMVGLGSAL; this is translated from the coding sequence ATGCCGCCACCCGTTTTCCGATTTGCCCCGAGCCCGAACGGCTATCTGCATCTCGGCCACGCTTTCTCGGCACTGCTGAATGCCGATCTGGCGCGGGCGAGCGGCGGCAAGCTGCTGCTGCGCATCGAGGACATCGATCGCACCCGATGCCGGCCGGCGTTCGAACAGGCGATCTACGAAGATCTGTCCTGGCTCGGCCTCGCCTGGGACGGCGAGGTGCGGCGGCAGTCGGACCATCTCGCGCTGTACCACGGCGCGGTCGAGCGGCTGTCCGCGCTGGGGCTGATCTATCCGGCGTTCGAAAGCCGCGCCGAAATCGCCCGGCTGGTCGCCGTGAAGGAAACCGCGGCGCCTTGGCCACGCGATCCCGACGGGGCGCCGCTGTATCCGGGGCTCGGCAAGCAGCTTTCCGCGACGAAACGGGCCGACCTGATCGCCGCCGGCGTGCCGTATGCGCTGCGGCTCGACATGACGGCGGCGATTGCGCTGGCCGGCGAGCTGAGCTGGCAGGAACTCGGCAGCGGCCCGGACGGTGAGACCGGCTCCATCGCGGCGCGCCCGGAGGCGTGGGGCGACGTGATCATCGCGCGCAAGGAAACCCCGACCAGCTATCACCTATCGGTGGTGATCGACGATGCGCTGCAAGGCATCACCGAGGTGGTGCGCGGCGCCGACCTGTTCTGGTCGACCTCGGTGCACCGGCTGCTGCAGCACCTGCTCGGCCTGCCGGCGCCGGTGTATCGGCACCATGCGCTGCTGCGGGACGCGGAGGGCCGCAAGCTGTCGAAATCGACCGGCTCGACCGGCCTGCGCGAGCTGCGGGCCGCGGAGGTGTCGCCGGCCGACATCCGGACGATGGTGGGGCTTGGCTCCGCGCTCTGA
- a CDS encoding DNA-3-methyladenine glycosylase family protein, producing the protein MTIHLDSQADLDDAITALVKRDPRLKPVLEVAGMPALRRREPGFAGLAAIVCGQQLSTASAAAIWGRVSAAFDPFEHGAIKRARADRLARLGLSTAKIKTLKALAKELAAERLNLDVLAEEDADAAHATLTALHGIGPWTADIYLLFCLGHGDAWPAGDLAVQEAMRIGLGLKARPTVKQMAPLAEPWRPLRGAAAHLWWAYYHAVKRREGVIGNDKAAKVVTKKAAAKTPRARKSPSR; encoded by the coding sequence ATGACCATTCATCTCGACAGCCAGGCCGACCTCGACGACGCCATCACCGCGCTGGTGAAGCGGGACCCGCGGCTGAAGCCGGTGCTCGAGGTGGCCGGGATGCCGGCGCTGCGCCGGCGCGAGCCGGGCTTTGCCGGGCTCGCCGCAATCGTCTGCGGCCAGCAGCTTTCGACTGCCTCGGCGGCGGCGATCTGGGGCCGGGTGTCGGCGGCGTTCGATCCGTTCGAGCACGGCGCGATCAAGCGGGCGCGGGCCGACCGGCTGGCGCGGCTCGGGCTGTCGACCGCGAAGATCAAGACGCTGAAGGCGCTCGCCAAGGAGCTCGCCGCCGAACGGCTCAACCTCGATGTGCTGGCCGAAGAAGACGCCGACGCCGCGCACGCCACGCTGACCGCGCTGCACGGCATCGGGCCATGGACCGCCGACATCTATCTGTTGTTCTGCCTCGGCCACGGCGATGCCTGGCCGGCCGGCGACCTCGCGGTGCAGGAGGCGATGCGGATCGGCCTCGGCCTCAAAGCGCGCCCGACCGTGAAACAGATGGCGCCGCTCGCCGAACCCTGGCGCCCGCTGCGCGGCGCCGCCGCGCATCTGTGGTGGGCCTACTACCACGCGGTGAAGCGGCGCGAGGGCGTGATCGGCAACGACAAGGCGGCGAAAGTCGTGACGAAGAAAGCCGCGGCAAAGACGCCTCGCGCCCGGAAGTCACCCTCGCGCTGA
- the nikR gene encoding nickel-responsive transcriptional regulator NikR, with amino-acid sequence MHRVTITLDDDLMEKLDAIIAARGYQNRSEAIRDLARIGIQQTAAETTSGHCVGAMVYTYDHAKRDLPRKLTQSFHHHHDLSRATMHVHLDHDQCLEVTILDGNASELQHFADHIFAERGVRYGRLVTIPAEPPAEDREHPHEHDS; translated from the coding sequence ATGCACCGCGTCACCATCACGCTCGACGACGATCTGATGGAGAAGCTCGACGCGATCATCGCGGCGCGCGGCTACCAGAACCGCTCCGAGGCGATCCGCGATCTGGCGCGGATCGGCATCCAGCAGACCGCGGCGGAGACCACCAGCGGGCATTGCGTCGGCGCGATGGTCTACACCTACGATCACGCCAAGCGCGACCTGCCGCGCAAGCTGACGCAGAGTTTCCACCATCATCACGATCTGTCGCGGGCCACGATGCACGTGCATCTCGACCACGATCAATGTCTTGAAGTGACGATCCTCGACGGCAACGCCAGCGAGCTGCAACACTTCGCCGACCACATCTTCGCCGAACGTGGCGTCCGCTACGGAAGGCTGGTGACGATTCCGGCGGAGCCGCCGGCAGAGGATCGCGAGCATCCTCATGAGCACGACTCGTGA
- a CDS encoding TonB-dependent receptor, with amino-acid sequence MRGCAAGCIVLNFVAVIGTARAEQALPQVTIDAPAQAKPKPHHSREASSRQGRAVPAPAPDASSPSTAPSASPSAAAMSAAQNQTASSRVITGAEINALPFMRPGEALEAAPGLVVTQHSGEGKANQYFLRGFNLDHGTDLAITIDGMPVNMPTHGHGQGYADVNFLIPELISTMTVRKGPYFADVGDFGSAGALGIEYLRAMPQNLAQVTVGSFGYRRLLGAGSTRVGDGTWLAAFEASTYNGPWDVPDNVSKLNGVLRYSQGTATDGFSLTGMAYSNRWTSTDQVAQRAIDQGLIGRYGSLDPTDGGISSRYSLSGRFAQSSDIGQTDVNAYVIRSSLQLYNNFTYFLDDPVNGDQFNQYDRRTVLGLNGTQRFDYRFAGLPVETRIGLQSRADNIDLGLDKTLRRDWLSTVRADDVSEQSLGLWTDTTVRWTDWLRTTAGVRQDFFTGRVISDNPANSGNASASMTSPKAGIVLGPWIGTEFYGNAGTGLHSNDIRGATITVDPNSGDPVSRVPLLVRSKGAELGIRNRSIPGLTTSLAVFLLDFDSELLFVGDAGTTEASRPSRRVGVEWTSQYRPLSWLGVDLDVAYTKARFTDFDPAGDFIPGAPAWVASAGITLGEQRGWFGALKGRYFGPRPLIEDDSVRSLSSLIFNARAGYRFDNGVRVQLDVLNLFDAKTNQIEYYYLSRLPGEPLGGVGDRHVHPVEPLAVRLTLAGTF; translated from the coding sequence ATGCGCGGCTGTGCGGCCGGCTGCATCGTGTTGAATTTTGTTGCGGTCATCGGGACGGCGCGGGCCGAGCAGGCGCTACCGCAGGTCACGATCGATGCCCCGGCGCAGGCAAAGCCGAAGCCGCATCACAGCCGCGAGGCGAGCTCCCGTCAGGGCCGGGCAGTCCCGGCGCCGGCACCTGACGCCTCCTCGCCCTCAACTGCACCGAGCGCGAGCCCGTCCGCGGCCGCGATGAGCGCGGCGCAGAACCAGACCGCGAGCAGCCGCGTCATCACCGGCGCCGAGATCAACGCACTGCCGTTCATGCGGCCCGGCGAGGCGCTGGAAGCCGCACCCGGGCTGGTGGTCACCCAGCATTCCGGCGAAGGCAAGGCCAATCAGTATTTCCTGCGCGGCTTCAACCTCGACCACGGCACGGATCTGGCCATCACCATCGACGGCATGCCGGTGAACATGCCGACCCACGGCCACGGCCAGGGCTACGCCGACGTCAACTTCCTGATTCCCGAGCTGATCAGCACCATGACGGTGCGCAAGGGGCCGTATTTCGCCGACGTCGGCGACTTCGGCTCGGCCGGCGCGCTCGGCATCGAGTACTTGCGGGCGATGCCCCAGAACCTCGCTCAGGTAACCGTCGGCAGCTTCGGCTATCGGCGGCTGCTCGGCGCCGGCTCGACCCGCGTCGGCGACGGCACCTGGCTGGCCGCGTTCGAGGCCAGCACCTACAACGGCCCCTGGGACGTGCCGGACAACGTCAGCAAGCTCAACGGCGTGCTGCGCTACAGCCAGGGCACCGCGACCGACGGCTTCTCGCTGACCGGGATGGCTTATTCCAACCGCTGGACCTCGACCGATCAGGTGGCGCAGCGCGCGATCGACCAGGGCCTGATCGGCCGCTACGGCTCGCTGGATCCGACCGATGGCGGCATTTCCAGCCGCTACAGCCTGTCCGGCCGCTTCGCGCAATCCAGCGACATCGGCCAGACCGACGTCAATGCCTATGTGATCCGCTCGTCGCTGCAGCTCTACAACAACTTCACCTACTTCCTCGACGATCCGGTGAACGGCGACCAGTTCAACCAATACGACCGCCGCACCGTGCTCGGCCTGAACGGCACGCAGCGCTTCGACTATCGGTTCGCCGGGCTGCCGGTCGAGACACGAATTGGGCTGCAGAGCCGCGCCGACAATATCGATCTCGGCCTCGACAAGACGCTGCGACGCGACTGGCTGTCGACGGTGCGGGCCGACGATGTCTCCGAGCAGTCGCTCGGGCTGTGGACCGACACCACGGTGCGCTGGACCGACTGGCTGCGCACCACCGCCGGCGTGCGGCAGGACTTCTTCACCGGCCGGGTGATCAGCGACAATCCGGCGAATTCTGGCAACGCCTCGGCGTCGATGACCAGCCCGAAGGCCGGCATCGTGCTCGGCCCGTGGATCGGCACCGAGTTCTACGGCAATGCCGGCACCGGGCTGCACAGCAACGACATCCGCGGCGCCACCATCACGGTCGACCCCAACAGCGGCGATCCGGTCAGCCGCGTGCCGCTGCTGGTGCGCTCCAAGGGCGCCGAACTCGGCATCCGCAACAGATCGATCCCCGGGCTGACGACATCGCTGGCGGTGTTCTTGCTCGATTTCGACTCCGAGCTTTTGTTCGTCGGCGACGCCGGCACCACCGAAGCGAGCCGGCCGAGCCGCCGGGTCGGCGTCGAATGGACCAGCCAGTATCGGCCGCTATCCTGGCTCGGCGTCGATCTCGACGTTGCTTATACGAAAGCGCGGTTCACGGATTTCGACCCGGCCGGCGACTTCATCCCGGGCGCACCGGCCTGGGTGGCGAGCGCCGGCATCACGCTCGGCGAGCAGCGCGGCTGGTTCGGTGCGCTGAAAGGCCGCTACTTCGGCCCGCGGCCGCTGATCGAGGACGACAGCGTGCGCTCGCTGTCGTCGCTGATCTTCAACGCTCGCGCCGGCTATCGCTTCGACAACGGCGTGCGGGTGCAGCTCGACGTGCTGAACCTGTTCGACGCCAAGACCAATCAGATCGAATACTACTACCTGTCCCGATTGCCGGGCGAGCCGCTGGGCGGTGTCGGCGACCGCCACGTCCATCCGGTGGAACCGCTGGCTGTGCGGCTGACATTGGCAGGGACGTTCTGA
- a CDS encoding PRC-barrel domain-containing protein gives MNPEANETLKLIGSDKVQGTAVYGPDGEKIGSIERVMIEKVSGRVSYAVLSFGGFLGIGDDHYPLPWPALKYNVDLGGYQVMVTVDQLERAPKYGRGSEWDWRGANKVDDYYGVALT, from the coding sequence ATGAACCCAGAAGCCAACGAGACCCTCAAGCTGATCGGCAGCGACAAGGTGCAGGGAACCGCGGTGTACGGGCCGGACGGCGAGAAGATCGGTTCGATCGAACGGGTAATGATCGAGAAGGTGAGCGGGCGGGTGTCCTACGCGGTACTGTCGTTCGGCGGCTTCCTCGGCATCGGCGACGATCATTATCCGCTGCCCTGGCCGGCGTTGAAGTACAATGTCGACCTCGGTGGCTATCAGGTGATGGTCACGGTCGATCAGCTCGAGCGCGCGCCGAAATACGGCCGCGGCTCCGAATGGGACTGGCGCGGCGCCAACAAGGTCGACGACTACTACGGCGTGGCGCTGACGTAA